From Drosophila suzukii chromosome 2R, CBGP_Dsuzu_IsoJpt1.0, whole genome shotgun sequence, a single genomic window includes:
- the key gene encoding NF-kappa-B essential modulator isoform X1, translating into MIKTSQCYNGDSGAMSEEESFVILGSSPYSSLQPDVGSLVFDGLDDVQEAKEPVASTSNQQPVAAMASAPGSMTNSQVQPKSLDSGSSQHQSLAASFIMGEVPSDVLKNSVYSQFPSLCSLQASAEDVVKLQNMIAEYAALKSTLDKLNHTMLNYHKLTQQWRQEAADREQHCKNQLQECQAQVEQLRDENQKLKADLEAKMEQIKVVQDFSQKEQDELRQSVSEKKSLIDNMRVEIDKLQQLKMHSFEFVPEDGGKTDPDPDKALHYVQRDEHDRQVRDLQRQLSKLLAENLEINEMKKTYIEEIDCLKVNYTSAQELMDKMQRDINELKARDIQKQEVIEHLQTQNDIYRKDFEMERADREKNAGEKEQYLMDLRALQRRNQELIEALAESHKANKSGSASPSSSLSSSRSSLREDQRPVRVLDPTAAASRTSDTVLRCPICSKSFNALSVLQSHVNDCLDKN; encoded by the exons ATGATCAAAACCAGTCAGTGCTACAACGGCGACAGCGGCGCCATGTCTGAGGAAGAGTCGTTCGTCATACTGGGCAGCTCGCCATACTCCTCGCTGCAGCCCGACGTCGGTTCCCTGGTCTTCGACGGTCTGGACGACGTGCAAGAGGCCAAGGAACCCGTTGCCTCGACGAGCAATCAGCAACCTGTTGCAGCAATGGCCAGTGCTCCGGGCAGCATGACTAACTCGCAGGTGCAGCCCAAGTCGCTGGACTCCGGATCATCGCAGCACCAGTCCCTGGCTGCCAGCTTCATCATGGGAGAAGTACCATCCGATGTCCTAAAG AACAGTGTTTACTCGCAGTTTCCCAGCCTCTGCTCGCTTCAGGCCTCCGCCGAGGATGTGGTTAAGCTGCAGAACATGATTGCGGAATACGCTGCTCTAAAAA GCACACTTGACAAACTGAACCACACCATGCTGAACTACCACAAGTTGACGCAGCAATGGCGCCAGGAGGCCGCCGACCGGGAGCAGCATTGCAAGAATCAGCTCCAGGAGTGCCAGGCGCAAGTAGAGCAACTTCGCGATGAGAACCAGAAATTGAAGGCTGACCTGGAGGCAAAGATGGAGCAGATCAAGGTGGTTCAGGACTTTAGCCAGAAGGAGCAGGACGAGCTCCGGCAGAGCGTGTCCGAGAAGAAGTCTCTGATCGACAACATGCGGGTGGAGATCGATAAGCTGCAGCAGCTGAAGATG CACTCGTTCGAGTTTGTACCTGAGGACGGAGGTAAAACAGACCCGGATCCGGACAAGGCTTTGCACTATGTCCAAAGGGACGAGCACGATCGTCAAGTGCGTGACCTTCAGCGCCAGCTCTCTAAACTGCTGGCGGAAAACCTAGAGATCAATGAGATG AAAAAGACCTACATCGAGGAGATCGACTGCTTAAAGGTTAACTATACCAGCGCCCAGGAGCTGATGGACAAAATGCAGCGGGACATCAACGAACTGAAGGCCAGGGACATCCAGAAACAGGAGGTGATCGAACATCTGCAGACTCAGAACGACATATACCGCAAGGACTTCGAAATGGAGCGGGCAGATCGCGAGAAGAATGCCGGCGAGAAAGAGCAGTACCTAATGGACTTGCGGGCACTGCAGAGGAGAAACCAGGAGCTAATCGAAGCGCTGGCCGAGTCCCACAAGGCCAACAAATCGGGCTCGGCCTCGCCCTCCTCTTCTTTGAGTTCGAGCAGGAGCAGTCTGCGGGAGGATCAGAGACCAGTAAGA GTTCTTGACCCAACGGCCGCCGCCAGCCGGACTTCGGACACCGTTCTGCGCTGTCCCATCTGCTCAAAGTCTTTTAACGCCCTGAGTGTGCTGCAGAGCCACGTTAACGATTGTTTGGACAAAAACTAA
- the LOC108008809 gene encoding uncharacterized protein, which translates to MPADIVTTEQLRYQLAFIHAMDRTSRHWEDTFSWYPRMQCCHYRRIDQIYLESRQQYGDGVFLKYANRGRLLKKYAVTAQDVEESLQERRTQDSDGILSIKVAATENGEYGRMKPGRLYFC; encoded by the coding sequence ATGCCGGCGGACATAGTGACCACGGAGCAGCTGCGCTACCAGCTGGCCTTCATCCATGCCATGGACAGGACCTCGCGGCACTGGGAGGACACCTTCTCGTGGTATCCGCGGATGCAGTGCTGCCACTACCGGCGGATCGATCAGATCTACCTGGAGAGTCGCCAGCAGTATGGCGATGGGGTGTTCCTCAAGTACGCCAACCGGGGGCGCCTGCTCAAGAAGTATGCGGTGACGGCGCAGGATGTGGAGGAGAGTCTGCAGGAGCGGAGGACGCAGGACAGCGATGGCATCCTGAGCATCAAGGTGGCGGCCACCGAGAACGGGGAGTACGGTCGGATGAAGCCGGGAAGGTTGTACTTCTGCTAG
- the Orc4 gene encoding origin recognition complex subunit 4: protein MPEENADLAGIRRFLKERLQRDYTTLRGYAEERANVRQLLQRTAEMGESNSLLLIGPRGSGKTTLINAVLADLLAKKSFVENTLIVHLDGNLHTDDRVALKSITVQMRLENAADGRVFGSFAENLAFLLQCLKAGGKQSKSVVFILEEFDLFCAHHNQTLLYNLFDVSQSAQAPICVLGVTCRLDVIELLEKRVKSRFSHRQVFLFPNSERFEEYVTLCQDLLTLPSNNSLLEAAERIDNLQRIRSDVLCFALNHFDPGDFSFQPRTREMWNKQVTKVLATQQARRTLQALYDFDISEAFLKNFLFRLVAQLRPQCPHITSEKIAALGAQFEGDDKIELLCGLSVLELCLIISIKHHSEIYDRDPFNFEIIFARFSKFAKLSTTMQGVERSIVLKAFEHLRIGELIMPLSGGSGGGVGKVQKEFEMHKLALTYGQIQQAVQRYQALPTEVAQWAQSSLI from the exons ATGCCAGAAGAAAATGCAGATCTGGCCGGGATAAGGCGCTTCCTGAAGGAGCGCCTGCAGCGGGACTACACAACCTTAAGGGGCTACGCGGAGGAGCGGGCCAATGTGCGCCAACTGCTGCAACGCACGGCGGAAATGGGAGAATCCAACTCCTTGCTGTTAATTGGGCCCCGGGGATCCGGCAAAACCACG CTCATCAATGCCGTGTTGGCGGATCTGCTGGCCAAGAAGTCGTTCGTGGAGAACACACTGATCGTGCACCTGGACGGGAACCTGCACACGGACGATCGCGTGGCCCTCAAGTCCATCACCGTGCAGATGCGGCTGGAGAACGCCGCTGATGGCCGGGTCTTCGGCTCCTTCGCCGAGAACCTGGCCTTCCTGCTGCAGTGCCTCAAGGCGGGCGGCAAACAGTCCAAAAGCGTGGTCTTCATCCTCGAGGAGTTCGACCTGTTCTGCGCCCACCACAACCAGACGCTGCTCTACAATCTCTTCGATGTCTCCCAGTCCGCCCAAGCGCCCATCTGCGTGCTGGGCGTCACCTGCCGTCTGGATGTGATCGAGCTGCTGGAGAAGCGGGTCAAGTCGCGCTTCTCTCACCGGCAGGTCTTCCTGTTCCCCAACTCGGAGCGCTTCGAGGAGTACGTGACCCTGTGCCAGGATCTGTTGACTCTTCCAAGCAACAACTCACTCTTGGAGGCGGCAGAACGGATTGATAATCTACAAAGGATCCGGTCGGATGTGCTCTGCTTTGCACTCAACCATTTCGATCCCGGGGATTTCAGCTTCCAGCCCAGAACCCGCGAAATGTGGAACAAGCAGGTGACCAAGGTACTGGCCACTCAACAGGCTAGGCGCACCCTGCAAGCGCTATACGACTTTGACATTAGCGAGGCCTTCCTCAAGAACTTCTTGTTTCGACTAGTGGCCCAGCTGCGGCCGCAATGCCCCCACATAACCTCCGAGAAAATTGCTGCTCTGGGCGCGCAGTTCGAGGGCGATGACAAGATCGAACTGCTCTGCGGCCTGTCAGTTCTGGAGCTCTGCCTCATCATCTCCATCAAGCACCACTCGGAGATCTACGACCGCGATCCCTTCAACTTTGAGATCATCTTCGCCCGCTTCTCCAAGTTCGCCAAGCTGTCCACCACGATGCAGGGCGTTGAGCGGTCCATCGTTTTGAAGGCCTTCGAGCACTTGCGCATCGGGGAGCTGATCATGCCGCTCTCCGGCGGAAGCGGCGGTGGCGTGGGCAAGGTGCAGAAGGAGTTCGAGATGCACAAGTTGGCACTGACCTATGGACAGATCCAGCAGGCGGTGCAGCGATACCAGGCCCTTCCCACGGAGGTTGCCCAGTGGGCGCAAAGTTCCCTGATCTAG
- the ETH gene encoding uncharacterized protein ETH, with the protein MRSLTVLAVSLLVALVAVSQGDDSPGFFLKITKNVPRLGKRGESFTMKNLKTIPRIGRSDKSSVTPLLAWLWDLDTSPSKRRLPNGESLAQEQELNVVQPVNSNTLLELLDNNAIPSEQVKFVHWKDFDRALQADVDLYSKVIQLGRRPDQHLKQSLSFGSFVPIFGDDQNPAFMMYKNNDDQELYGGGNRIDRNFLRYNTV; encoded by the exons ATGAGATCCCTAACAGTTCTGGCTGTATCGCTCCTGGTGGCTCTTGTGGCCGTCAGCCAGGGGGATGACAGTCCAGGATTCTTCCTGAAGATCACCAAGAATGTGCCGCGGCTGGGAAAGCGAGGGGAAAGCTTCACCATGAAGAACCTGAAGACCATTCCCCGCATAGGACGAAGTGATAAG AGCTCTGTGACTCCACTTCTGGCCTGGCTTTGGGATCTGGATACGTCTCCTAGCAAGCGGCGTCTGCCCAACGGGGAATCCTTAGCCCAGGAGCAGGAGCTCAACGTGGTGCAGCCCGTCAACTCCAATACCCTTCTTGAGTTGCTGGACAACAATGCCATTCCGAGCGAGCAGGTGAAATTCGTCCACTGGAAGGATTTCGATCGGGCCCTCCAGGCCGACGTAGATCTGTACAGCAAGGTCATCCAACTGGGCCGTCGTCCGGATCAACACCTCAAGCAGTCCCTTAGCTTCGGCAGCTTTGTGCCCATCTTCGGCGACGACCAGAACCCGGCTTTCATgatgtataaaaataatgatGATCAGGAACTTTACGGCGGCGGTAATCGCATCGATCGCAACTTCCTGAGGTACAACACCGTGTGA
- the LOC108008220 gene encoding uncharacterized protein — MVIAKQSLSRMDTFRIFLLVSMGPIVLRGHVEFNNVHCLVRDRKFMDFEYCYLKSVNRSYKYLSLKTKFFQLPIESCMTKFQLRMRENKRILYNFDIKVDACKFLRDPDKHVLANWVYQTFAPFSNMNHTCPYTQDVVIDRLPVHHVNKLVQTIIPDGRYFMNTTWVTDGITRADVVLYITKA; from the exons ATGGTTATTGCGAAACAGTCGCTGTCCAGAATGGACACCTTTCGGATTTTTCTGTTAGTTTCCATGGGGCCGATCGTA CTTCGGGGACATGTGGAGTTTAATAATGTGCACTGCCTGGTACGGGACAGAAAGTTCATGGACTTCGAATATTGCTACCTAAAGTCGGTCAATCGCTCCTACAAGTACCTTTCGTTAAAAACCAAATTTTTCCAGCTACCCATCGAGTCTTGCATG ACCAAGTTTCAGTTGAGGATGCGCGAGAACAAGCGGATCCTGTACAACTTTGACATCAAGGTGGATGCCTGCAAGTTCCTCCGGGACCCCGATAAGCACGTACTGGCCAACTGGGTCTACCAGACGTTCGCGCCCTTCTCGAACATGAACCACACCTGTCCCTACACA CAAGACGTCGTGATCGACAGGTTACCAGTGCATCACGTGAACAAGCTGGTCCAGACGATCATTCCCGATGGCAGATACTTCATGAACACCACCTGGGTAACTGATGGAATCACTCGCGCCGACGTCGTTCTCTATATAACCAAAGCCTAA
- the Reg-5 gene encoding rhythmically expressed gene 5 protein: MSAAKVILACCLLGAFHMQISSSSAIPIWEFLTRNEKMSHLYSTFAQLVSVHCKSTAAVGGLPVNQCKHNLLGYGSAKLQTLSDAQLEALDPYQREANELIWSSLAPSGASLVTTRQPLQQPLPTPPASSLIILTRQQLPHAIANSNSGSNPIFESSEQKHKYAMDMDMAYGYPSMQQSSSELPVAAALTGEPPKSFLTGPLVFRVRPDGSPVEEDKRLPLPRDEDLPLFRLGLAAAQPNRHRKIATISALKQQHFASVLQRDLQPPHQVQRRLFRQQQA, from the exons ATGAGTGCGGCGAAAGTGATCTTGGCCTGCTGCCTGCTGGGCGCCTTCCACATGCAAATCAGCTCGTCATCGGCCATTCCCATCTGGGAGTTTTTGACCCGCAACGAGAAG ATGTCGCATCTGTATTCCACGTTCGCCCAGCTAGTTAGCGTGCACTGCAAGTCTACTGCCGCCGTTGGGGGTCTCCCGGTGAACCAGTGCAAGCACAATCTACTCGGCTATGGGTCCGCCAAGCTGCAGACGCTGTCCGACGCCCAACTGGAGGCACTCGATCCGTATCAGCGCGAAGCCAACGAGCTGA TCTGGTCATCATTGGCTCCGAGCGGAGCTAGCCTGGTGACCACAAGACAGCCGCTCCAGCAGCCCTTGCCCACACCGCCCGCCTCCTCGCTAATCATCCTGACACGCCAGCAGCTGCCCCATGCGATAGCCAACTCCAATTCCGGCTCCAATCCGATCTTCGAGAGCAGCGAGCAGAAGCACAAGTACGCAATGGACATGGACATGGCCTACGGCTATCCATCCATGCAGCAGTCCAGCAGTGAGCTTCCCGTGGCCGCCGCTCTGACGGGAGAGCCACCCAAGAGCTTCCTCACCGGACCCCTGGTCTTCCGAGTGCGTCCCGATGGCTCCCCCGTGGAGGAGGACAAGCGGTTGCCGCTGCCCCGCGACGAGGACCTGCCCTTATTCCGCCTGGGCCTGGCCGCCGCCCAGCCCAACAGGCATCGCAAGATCGCCACCATCAGCGCCCTGAAGCAGCAGCACTTCGCCTCCGTCCTGCAGCGCGACCTCCAGCCACCGCATCAGGTGCAGAGGCGTCTGTTCCGCCAGCAGCAGGCGTAA
- the key gene encoding NF-kappa-B essential modulator isoform X2, translating to MIKTSQCYNGDSGAMSEEESFVILGSSPYSSLQPDVGSLVFDGLDDVQEAKEPVASTSNQQPVAAMASAPGSMTNSQVQPKSLDSGSSQHQSLAASFIMGEVPSDVLKNSVYSQFPSLCSLQASAEDVVKLQNMIAEYAALKSTLDKLNHTMLNYHKLTQQWRQEAADREQHCKNQLQECQAQVEQLRDENQKLKADLEAKMEQIKVVQDFSQKEQDELRQSVSEKKSLIDNMRVEIDKLQQLKMHSFEFVPEDGGKTDPDPDKALHYVQRDEHDRQVRDLQRQLSKLLAENLEINEMKKTYIEEIDCLKVNYTSAQELMDKMQRDINELKARDIQKQEVIEHLQTQNDIYRKDFEMERADREKNAGEKEQYLMDLRALQRRNQELIEALAESHKANKSGSASPSSSLSSSRSSLREDQRPVLDPTAAASRTSDTVLRCPICSKSFNALSVLQSHVNDCLDKN from the exons ATGATCAAAACCAGTCAGTGCTACAACGGCGACAGCGGCGCCATGTCTGAGGAAGAGTCGTTCGTCATACTGGGCAGCTCGCCATACTCCTCGCTGCAGCCCGACGTCGGTTCCCTGGTCTTCGACGGTCTGGACGACGTGCAAGAGGCCAAGGAACCCGTTGCCTCGACGAGCAATCAGCAACCTGTTGCAGCAATGGCCAGTGCTCCGGGCAGCATGACTAACTCGCAGGTGCAGCCCAAGTCGCTGGACTCCGGATCATCGCAGCACCAGTCCCTGGCTGCCAGCTTCATCATGGGAGAAGTACCATCCGATGTCCTAAAG AACAGTGTTTACTCGCAGTTTCCCAGCCTCTGCTCGCTTCAGGCCTCCGCCGAGGATGTGGTTAAGCTGCAGAACATGATTGCGGAATACGCTGCTCTAAAAA GCACACTTGACAAACTGAACCACACCATGCTGAACTACCACAAGTTGACGCAGCAATGGCGCCAGGAGGCCGCCGACCGGGAGCAGCATTGCAAGAATCAGCTCCAGGAGTGCCAGGCGCAAGTAGAGCAACTTCGCGATGAGAACCAGAAATTGAAGGCTGACCTGGAGGCAAAGATGGAGCAGATCAAGGTGGTTCAGGACTTTAGCCAGAAGGAGCAGGACGAGCTCCGGCAGAGCGTGTCCGAGAAGAAGTCTCTGATCGACAACATGCGGGTGGAGATCGATAAGCTGCAGCAGCTGAAGATG CACTCGTTCGAGTTTGTACCTGAGGACGGAGGTAAAACAGACCCGGATCCGGACAAGGCTTTGCACTATGTCCAAAGGGACGAGCACGATCGTCAAGTGCGTGACCTTCAGCGCCAGCTCTCTAAACTGCTGGCGGAAAACCTAGAGATCAATGAGATG AAAAAGACCTACATCGAGGAGATCGACTGCTTAAAGGTTAACTATACCAGCGCCCAGGAGCTGATGGACAAAATGCAGCGGGACATCAACGAACTGAAGGCCAGGGACATCCAGAAACAGGAGGTGATCGAACATCTGCAGACTCAGAACGACATATACCGCAAGGACTTCGAAATGGAGCGGGCAGATCGCGAGAAGAATGCCGGCGAGAAAGAGCAGTACCTAATGGACTTGCGGGCACTGCAGAGGAGAAACCAGGAGCTAATCGAAGCGCTGGCCGAGTCCCACAAGGCCAACAAATCGGGCTCGGCCTCGCCCTCCTCTTCTTTGAGTTCGAGCAGGAGCAGTCTGCGGGAGGATCAGAGACCA GTTCTTGACCCAACGGCCGCCGCCAGCCGGACTTCGGACACCGTTCTGCGCTGTCCCATCTGCTCAAAGTCTTTTAACGCCCTGAGTGTGCTGCAGAGCCACGTTAACGATTGTTTGGACAAAAACTAA
- the LOC108008924 gene encoding uncharacterized protein, whose product MTLEVLLFLAILPMGRNEGGECTTGLLVDPQQCYPQEEIFKNPYPIPLQSVTAKRLQLPWWCALLESLFLLLLMKLLQL is encoded by the coding sequence ATGACTTTAGAGGTTCTGTTATTCCTGGCGATCTTGCCAATGGGTAGAAATGAAGGAGGGGAGTGTACAACTGGACTTCTGGTGGATCCCCAGCAGTGCTACCCCCAGGAGGAGATCTTTAAGAACCCCTATCCCATTCCCCTGCAAAGTGTCACCGCCAAGAGGTTGCAACTTCCCTGGTGGTGTGCCCTCTTGGAGAGCCtcttcctgctgctgctgatgaagCTGCTCCAGTTGTAG